The Nitrospirota bacterium DNA segment TATAATTGGCAACTGGGACGGAAGATGCTGTATCCCTACGAGGAGCGGCATCCCAAGTGGCAGTTTGCCTTTGTGTTCAACATCAACCGGTGCTTGGCCTGTCAGACCTGTTCGATGGCAGACAAGTCCACCTGGCTCTTCTCGAAGGGGCAGGAATACATGTGGTGGAACAACGTGGAAACCAAGCCGTACGGCGGGTACCCCCAGTTCTACGATGTGAAGATCACCCAGCTCATCGAGCAGGTGAATCCGGGCGGCCAGGTGTGGAACGTCCGGGTCGGACGGAAGCACCATGCGCCGTACGGCGTGTTCGAAGGGATGACCATTTTCGACGCGGGCGCCAAAGTGGGCCAGGCGGCGATCGGGTACATTCCGACGGACCAAGAATGGCGGTTCGTGAACATCTATGAAGACACGGCGACCTCGATGCGCGCCCTCGTGGAAGGCATCGACAAAACCGGGTTCTCACGGGACGAACCGTGGAAGATGACGGGCAGCAGTCTGCCGGAGCATGAAACGTTCTTTTTCTATCTCCAGCGGATTTGCAACCACTGCACGTATCCGGGCTGCTTGGCCGCCTGCCCGCGGAAGGCGATCTACAAGCGACCCGAAGACGGGATCGTGTTGATCGACCAGAACCGGTGCCGTGGGTACAAGAAGTGCGTGGAGCAGTGCCCCTTTAAGAAGCCGATGTATCGGGGCACCACACGCGTGTCTGAAAAGTGCATCGCGTGTTATCCGCGCATCGAAGGGAAAGACCCGTTGACGGGCGGCGAGCCGATGGAAACGCGGTGTATGGCCGCCTGCGTCGGCAAGATCCGGATGCAGAGCCTGATGCGCATCGGCGACGACGGCCTGTGGGCGGAAGACCGCTGGCACCCGCTCTACTACGCGATTCGCGTGGAGCAGGTGGCGCTGCCGCTGTACCCACAGTGGGGCACCGAGCCCAACGGGTTCTACATCCCGCCGCGGCACAGCCCTCGTGGCTATGCGCGTCAGATGTTTGGCCCGGGCGTCGACAACGCCATCGAGAAGTATCTCGTGCCCAGCCGTGAGCTGTTGGCGGTCCTCCAGTTGTGGAGAGCCAGCCAGCAGATCATCTTCCGGTACGATGTCATTCCGGGTCCGAAAGTGTTTGAAACCCAGATCCACGGGAAGCGGTTCGAGATGTACAACGATACCGTGTTGGGCTTCAACAAGTCGGGCAAGGAAGTGGCGCGTATTCAGGTCGAAGAGCCGATCTACATTCGGCCGGCCGAGCGCGTCACCTGGTTGTAAGATCAATCGGTGCAGCGTGGGAGGGGGGAGTTCCCCCTCCCACGAGAGAGAAGAGACTGTCGGCGGCACCATGAACATGGATGTGAAACGTAAAATAACGGCGAGCCTCTCCGTGGTGATTCCGCTGTTGTGTATCCTGGCGATTCAGGCGAGCTGCCTAAGCTGGTGGCAGGCGATGCAAGATGATCGTGAAACATACACGCAGGTTAAAGAAGAACTGCTCCGGCTCGAGCGTCTCGTGCCGGCCGTGGATAACGGGTTTCGAGGCTATGTCCTGATGAAGGAATCGATGTTTTTAGATCCCATGGTTGCGGCTGAAGGGAAAATACCGAGGCTGTTGGATCGCCTGGACAGTATGACGGACCCCTGGCCAGATCTTCAGAGTCGTATCCGGGTGCTATCCGGACGGGTGAATGAGCTACTGCAGGTCAAGCGCCGGCTCACGAAGGAGTTTGCTCAGGGGAATGAAGCGGAGGTGCTCTCCTACATCAGGGGAAAGGAAGGGGTGGTATTAGCCAATACCATCGCCCTCGCGTTCGAAGATCTGGCCAACAGGGTGGATCAGCGTGAACGTGCACAGATGCGGGATCGGGCCCAAGCGAAAACGTGGACCCATGTGATGTTCGTCCTCACGACGCTCGGGACGCTCGGCTTAGGGATGGGCATGGGCCGGATCGTGAGGATCTCAAACCAGGCGACCTTCGTCTCCGGCGTCAGTGTCTACGAGAAATAAGCCTGCCTCGATCATCCTGCCGTATCGCCAGAGGGTAGTTAGCGGGCATTGCTCGTTCACGGCTTTCGTGGTCTGTCCTTCAGGAGGGATGAGGCCAGGCCGGCAGCTTCCTTGACGAGGATGCCCATCTTCGAATGTGAAGGCTCAAGGTCCACTGGCCAGCCATAATGGCGCAGGCGCTCGCTGGCGGTCGGCCCGATGGATGCCACCATCATTTTTTTGCAGGCCTCTTTGAACTGCGCTGTGGTGCCTTCCTGTTCGAGTAACTGCATGACATGATCGATCTGCGCGGCGTTGGTGATCAACATCACCTGAACGGTGCCTGCGATGATCTCGCCAAGTACCTGCTTCAACGGGCCTGTGTCTTCTGGCAGCGCCCAACGGTAGATAGGCACGGGAAAGACTTCTGCGCCGCGTTGTCTCAGGGCTTCCAAGAGTTCAGGATTGGGTATGCCATATTCTTGCACGGCGACACGAAGGCCTTTGACTGGACGGTACTCGTCGAGCGTGGAGACCACCTCGATCCATGTATTCGGTTCCGGCACGGTGAGAGCCGGCGTAAGGCCCAGGGTCTTGAGGGCCGCGACCGACTTGGGGCCACGAGCGACGAGGGCCGTGTGCGTGAGCCCCGCGATGATTGAGGCCATGGGATGGCACGAACGGAGAATGTCGAAGAGGGTTGTGGTGCCGATGCCCGTCATCAGGATGAGGATATCGACCGATCCATCGATCAATATTGCGCCGAACCGCAATGCCGCGAGGTTGTCCTGGATGGGAATTTCGTGGAGGGCAGGAGCCACGCGTGCATGCCCGCCATGATGCTCGATCAGCCGGGTCATCTCCCTGGCCATACGGCTTTCGAATGCTGCGACCGTCAGGCCAGAGAATCCCTGTCCGCTCATGGCGATCTCTATTGGACCGGTGGCGTGATGGCGCAGCGGAAACCCGTCGATTCGTTCCGAATCGTCAGATCGCTGTCCACGCGCGTGAAGATGCGGACCGTGGGAGTCTCATTTTGCCATCCGGCGCCCCGAATGACTTTCTTGATGCCGCTCTCAGGGCCTTGGGGATTCTTCGCCGGGCTCTTCTCGTAGTAACGAGCGTCGTACCAGTCGTTGACCCATTCCCAGACGTTGCCGGCCATATCGTAGGCGCCGAAGGGGCTCTTGCCCAATTCATAACTTCCCACGGGCATCAGCGTCTTTTCGCCGATCCACTTTTGATTGAAATTGAGATGTTTCACGGTGGGCTCGACATTCCCCCAGGGGAATCGTCGATCGGTCGTGCCCTTTGCCGCTTTTTCCCATTCGGCTTCGGTGGGGAGGCGTTTGCCGGCCCAGGCGCAATAGGCTTCCGCATCGAACCAATCCACATTGATCACGGGCCGGTCGGTCAGTGACTCAGCGATCGTGTTGCCTTGCCAGAGGTTGCGCGTCGGGTTCTTGGGATTTTGTGGAACACGATGGCCTGTGGCTTTGACGAATTCCAGATATCGACCGTTCGTCACTTCGAATTTGTCGATAAAAAAGATGTCCACAAACACGTCATGCCGTGGGTACTCGTCGCGTCCGCCATCCCGGTCTCCATGTGGGACTCCCATCGGAAAAGAGCCGGCCGGGACCACGACCATCGGTGCGCCGTCTTTACCCGTTGGCGGTGTGAGCAGCGCCTGAGGCGATTGGTCGGCTGCGAAGACCGGAGAGAGGGTGAGCAGCGTACCGAGTACAGTCGAAACAAGCCGTAGTGGGATAGACATCGTGGGGGACTCCTTATTCAAGATCTGAAGGAGCATCGTATCATAGCCGGGCGAGGAAGCGCAGCCGTCAGCTGTTCGAATTGTGTTCTCGTTCGTTGGGTTTTTCGTTGACGGAGGAGGAAGGGCTCCCTACTATACGGACAGGATTGAGGATGATTATGAGTGCTCCACTCCATCGAGGTTTGCGACATGTGGCGCTGCGCGTCACGAATCTCGTTCGTTCGCGCATGTTCTATGAACAGCTGCTGGGCATGAAGGTCGTATGGGAGCCGGATTCTGACAATGTGTATTTCAGCTCCGGTTCCGATAATTTTGCGCTGCACCAGATCCCGCCGTCGGAGCTAGCGGTCTATCAACCGGTGAAGGGGCAATTGTTGGATCACGTCGGCGTCATTCTTGAGAGCCCTGAGGCAGTCGATAGGATGTATCGAGACGTCGAGCCTCGTCTTACGAAACTAGGCGGGCAGGTCGAGAAGCTGCCGAAGCAACATCGCGACGGGAGTTATTCCTTTTACTTTTCCGACCCCGATGGGAACGTCATTCAAGCTCTGTTCGAGCCCACCATCAGCAAGCTTACATGGGAAGTGACGAGTGATCGGTGATGCGTGATCGGTTGAAAGACAGGCATCGGTCCGTTCCGCACCCATCACCCATCATTCTTCACACATCACGATCATGAAGATCTGGGACAGTCTGCCGAAACATCAGTATCTGAGTCTCGCGCCCTGGGCCTGGGTTCAACTCGAAAGCGCCGAGGCTCCGGGGCCCTTTCCCTTTGTTGCAGGGGTCGCGCCGGAAGTCGTCGCCAGTCTCCAAGAGGCCCATAGCCTCATGGCCAGCGCGATTGATACGGCGATCAGCGATGTATTTTCCAAGCGGGCTCCGGTCGACGACCCTGATCGCCAGCGACGATTGGAAGATGCCTATGCGGAGGCGATCCGCGCACGTCCCTATCTGCAGCAGCACATTCGCTGTGGACGGAAGCCGGATGGGACGTTTCAATGGGAGTTTCCGACCGACCCCTCCAAGTCCACCACGGTCACCAACGGTGGGCTCAGAATCTTCCACTCTGTGAAACGGCAAGCCATTCCGATCGGGTTCGACCAACGGCAGTTGGGGCCGGTGGTCGGCAAAGTTCTCGGGTTGTTGGACGGTACGCACCAGGCCGACGAAATACGAACGGTGGTGGCAACTTCGGGGCGAGACGGTGAACGCCTGCTCACACGATTGATCGAATCCCTTCACCAGCATGAATGTTTAGTCAGCTCGAACACCGCCTCTGTCAGATCCCGTTGGTTCGAGACGGTCCAGGATCAAGACATGGTCCATCTCGGTCATGCCGCGTTGCTGTACCGGCAACGGGAGCAGGCGCTGCTGTTCGATCCCTGGCTGCTTCCCTGGTTTGCGGAATCTTCTATCCCGTCGCTGTGGGGATCGCTCTTGCCCAAGCCGGCTGCGGTGTTCTTAACGCATGATCACGACGATCATGTGGATCCTCGTACGCTGTTGCACCTGCCTAAAGACACGCCCATCGTCGTACCGAGCCGAAGGAATCGGCGGATGTTCTCCTACGATTACCTGTCGCTCTTGCGAGAACTGGGATTCGGTCGCGTGATCGAACTGGCCCATGGAGAACGTTGGGACTTCGAAGGAGGGGCCGTCTACTCCGTACCGTTCTATGGCGAAGATCCCTGCGATCTTGAGATGCCGCGCAATTGTTATCTCATCGCCGATCGGGGCTATAACGTGCTCGTGCATGCGGACAGCGGGCCGACGAATAGCGGCAAGTCCGCCCTCAAGGATGGCGTGATCCAGTCACTCGTGCAGCAGCATGGCCCGATCCCATTGGTATTTGCGTCACAACAGCAGCTACTCGAAATCCGTGGCCATGCGGCTCATGCTGCCTTGTCGCATCCTGGGAAATGGCTCGATGTGGGAGAGAACGGCTATCTCACGAACGAATATCTTGCCGAGGTGTGCGCGGCGGCGCAGGCCAAACTCTTCGTGTCCTATGCCACCGGCGGCGCAGATTGGTACCCGGACCATCTCTCGTTCATGTTCAGCCAACGGAATCCCGCCCGTACCGCCCTGTTGACGGCCCATTGGGAACGGCCCGAAATGCTCAAAGATCTTCTTTCCACGTACGGATGCGGGTATCATCACGGCCATGCCTTGGATCTGTTCCGCCGCACGACCGAGGGGCAGGTGGAACCGATGAAGACCGGGGAGTCCTTGACGCCTCTGTCGCTCTACCGTCTCGACCATGGCGATCCGCCGTTTATGAATGCCAGCCGCACCACACCATCTCGATAACTCAAGAAGGACTCACTATGGCCACGCGCAAGACTCAGAAGGCTCCGATCCTCGTGACCGGTGCCGCCGGATTCATCGGCTTTCATACCGCCACCAGATTGCTGGAGCGAGGCGAGCAAGTGATCGGGCTCGACAACCTGAACGACTACTACGACGTGCGATTGAAAAAGGCGCGGCTCGCGAAGCTCAAGGCCTTCAAGTCGTTCTCGTTCACGAAGCTCGATCTGGCCAATCGGGCCGGCATGAAGAAGCTGTTTGCGAAGCAACCGATCCGGCGTGTGGTCCATCTGGCGGCGCAAGCCGGGGTGCGCTATTCATTGGTCAACCCGCATGCCTACACCGATAGTAATATCGAAGGGTTTTTGAACATTCTGGAAGGCTGCCGGCATACGAAGGTCGAGCATCTGGTTTATGCCTCGTCGAGTTCCGTCTATGGCGGCAATACCCAGATGCCGTTTTCGATTCACGATAACGTCGACCATCCGGTGTCCCTCTACGCGGCCAGCAAGAAGGCCAACGAACTGATGGCCCATTGTTACGCACATCTCTACCGGATGCCCTGTACGGGTCTGCGGTTTTTTACCGTCTATGGGCCCTGGGGAAGGCCTGACATGGCTCTCTTCATCTTTACGAAGGCGATTCTGGAGGGGAAGCCGATCGAGGTCTATAACCATGGAAAGATGCGCCGGGACTTTACCTATGTCGATGACATCGTCGAAGGCGTGATCAGAACCCTGGATCATACGGCGACGCCCAATCCTGCCTGGTCCGGAGACAAGCCCGATCCCGGAACCAGCTCAGCGCCGGCCCGGATCTACAATATCGGGAATCATCAGCCGGTTGAGCTGTTACAGTTTATCGAGGTGTTGGAGCAGGCGTTAGGCAAGAAGGCGGTGAAGAAACTTTTGCCGATTCAGCCGGGCGATGTGCCGGCAACCTATGCGGATGTCGAAGACCTGACGCGAGATGTTGGATTTGCTCCAGCGACGTCGATCGAGGACGGCATCGGGCGGTTCGTGAAGTGGTATCGGGAGTTCTACAAAAAGTAAGGGGCGCCAGCCCTTCAGATCAGCCGGCGCCCCTTAGGTCTCTCGCTCTCAGCTGACTGTTAGGGGCAGCCGATCGGCACAAATCCCTGCCCGAACATTTTCGATAACGTGACGTATCGCGCGTTGTCGTAGAAGGAATAACTCGCGCCCCGTTGATTCCTGCCTGAAAGATCTCCGCCATACGAGGGATCCGCCCCGTAGAAGAATCCGCCACGGGTTTTCTCCGCAAGATGGAGCCATTCCCCGTACTTTGCACAGACCTCAGCCTGAACTGCCCCCGTTGACGCGACGCTGGCATGCCAATCTTTGGCCCAATCGGGGACGGTCTGCCCTCCACCGTTCGTACCAGCCTGATTGTGGTCAGAGTACGGAGGGATATCGTAGTGAGGTGCCATTGCCACGGTCGGGCGATAGGTCGGCATGTCATCAAGGGAGGGTACGACGGAGAGAGGTTTGAGGGTCATCATGGTGCAGCCAGGAAGGTCCTTATTCGTGTAGAGGGTGCTCCCGTCTGCTTGAGTACATTGGCGCATCTGTAAGGGATCGGAGGCGATGGTGGCATCGGAGAATGCCGGCGTGGAAGTCAGGGTGAGGACCGCAGATGCGATCACGAACGCCTGGGCTAGTTGCATAGGGCACCTCCCCTGAGACGGTGGAACAGACAGGAATTGCATCTTCATTCACCTTTGTAAAATGATACTCACCGATGGTGACGGTACGTTAGTCCACCGGAGACAAAACCGTCTATTCATCTTTCGAGGGGGGTTCTGCTATCGACCTGACTGTTGGCGGAGCGGTGTTGGTGGCCGATTTGCCGAGATGAGACGGAGGACTGCTTCCGGGGTGACGCCCGCGAGGTTCGGCAGGATATAATCGGCTTCTCCCAATTTTTCAGCAGGATACGTCGTGGCGAGGGCGAGGACTGCCATTCCGGCTCCGTGAGCCGATTGAATGCCGGCCAGCGAGTCTTCGACGACCAGGCATTCCCCGGCTGTGATGAGGGGTGGGCGGGGTTCCTGGGCATTCACTAATTTGAGCGTGTGGCGATAGATTGCCGGGTCCGGTTTGCCGATCGCGCAGTCGTCTGCCGACACCACGACCGGGAAGTCGCGCGCAATGGCCGTGTCGCGCAGGGCATGGTCGATTTGCTGTCGTCTGCCTCCGGTGGCAATGGCTAATCGATACTGTGCTGTGGCTCGTTTCACAAACTCAACGACGCCGGGGAAGAGGGCTGGTTTGTGGCGGGAGGTGTATTCACGGAAGAGCGTCGCTTTGCGCTCCATGATGGCCGACAAGACATTCCGGTCACAGGTATGGTCGCGTACAGCGAGGAGCGCAGTGGCACAGGTCCGTTCATCCATACCCAGATAGGTGCCGTAGTATTCTTCTTTCGTGAGCGAGAGACCGGCCTCGGCCAATGCTTGCTGGAAACAATGCAGGTGCGGTGCCTCGTCGTCGGCGATGACGCCATTGAAGTCGAAAATGATTGCACGGATCATGTTGGGGCCTCGGCTCGTCGTTCAGTGCAGCCACTGTAGCGAAACCCATTTCATTGAACAAGCAGCTTTGCCTTGTTCCCGCATCGTGGCTAGGGTATTCTCCGGTCTGAGTTCGTGAAACGTGAGGCGTAAAACATGACGTGTTCGAAGAACCTCTCTTACCTAACATCCGCAGTCCTTACAGGTGATCAACTCCCTGTATGACCGACTACGGCGTGCTCGCAAATCTGCTCGTGATCTTTTCGGTGTCGATTGCCGTCGTCTTCGTCTTCCATCAGTTCAGGCTTCCCTCGATCGCGGGATTTTTGGTCGCAGGCGCCCTCATTGGCCCCCACGGGTTGAACCTGATCTCGGATATCGGCACGGTCCAGGTGCTGGCGGAGATCGGGGTCGTGCTGCTCCTCTTCACGATCGGCATCGAATTCTCGCTGGCGCAATTGGCCTCGTTGCGCCGCCTCATGTTTCTGGCCGCACCAATTCAGGTCGGCGGCGTGCTGGTGATTGCGTGGCTCGGGGCGATGCTTGTCGGACTGTCCTGGAGGCAGGGACTGTTCTGGGGATTTCTCTTCTCCCTGAGCAGCACGGCGATTGTGCTCAAGACCCTGGCCGAACGGGGAGACAGCGACTCGATCCATGGCCGGGCCACGATCGGGATTCTCGTTTTTCAGGACTTGGCCGTCGTTCCCATGATGCTCCTGACGCCGATTCTTGCCAGCCAATCGGACATAGGCGGGTTGGCGATTCTGCTCACCCTGGGGAAGTCGGTACTAGTCGTCATGCTCGTCATCGCCGCCGCCTGGTACCTGGTCCCTAAACTCTTAGAGCATATCGTCCGCAGCCGCAGTCGCGAGCTGTTCCTGTTGACGATCATCGTCCTCTGTCTCGGCATCGCCTGGCTCACCTCCCTCGGCGGGCTCTCGTTGGCGCTGGGCGCGTTCATTGCCGGAATGGTCATTTCCGAGTCGAAGTACAGCCATCAGGCCATGGCCGAAGTGCTGCCGTTCCGAGACAGTTTCAATAGCCTCTTTTTTGTGTCGATCGGCATCCTCATGGACTGGCGCGTGTTGTTCACGCACCCGTTGCCGGTGGCTGGGCTCCTGGTGACGATACTGTTGGTGAAGTTTGTCGCCGGGGCCGGAGCGGTGTTGTTGGCGGATGTCCCTCCACGTTCGGCGGTATTGGTTGGCGTCGCCCTGGCCCAGGTCGGAGAGTTTAGTTTCTTGTTGGCCCAGCAGGGGCAGGAGACCGGCTTTCTGCGTGGGGATCCCTATCAGATTTTTCTGGCGGTCTCGGTGCTCTCCATGATCGTGACGCCGTTTCTCATGCAGTGGTCGCCGCACCTGGCCCGGCGCGTGGAGGCATGGCAACGGCTTCATCATTGGCTGCCCAGTCGCACCACCGCCCACGTCATGCAGACCGAGAGTAAGCAGATCCGGATGAAGGACCACGTCATTATTGTGGGGTATGGGTTGAACGGAAGGAATCTCGCACGTGTCCTGAGCGAAACGGAGATCCCGTACCTGGCTTTGGATCTCAATGGCGATACCGTTACTCGCGAAGCGAAACATGGGGTGCCGGTCTACTACGGCGATGCCACGAACCCGAACGTCTTGCGGCATATGAAGATCGATGATGCCAAGGTGTTGGTGGTTGCCATCTCAGATCCCTTTGTCACCAGACGGACGGTGCAGGTTGCCAAAGGACTCAATCCGAAAGTGCATGTCGTCGTGCGAACTCGGTATCTGCGCGAACTTGAGGAACTGCACCAGCTCGGCGCGGATGATGTGGTACCGGAGGAGTTTGAAACCTCCATCGAAATTTTCGCCCTGGTGCTCCGTACCTATAAATTGCCGCAGGACTTTGTCATGCAGAAGGCCGAACAGGTTCGCCGTGAAGGCTATGCGTTACTTCGGCGCAGCGAGTTGCCCGAACTGGCGCATCATCTTCGTGGCGGGACCTTAACCGATGCGGAAGTCGAAACATGCCGTATCGAGGACGATTCGCCGGCGCGGGGGAAGACGCTAACGGAGATTTCTCTCCGTCCTCGAACGGGCGCGTCGGTCATCGCCTGGACCAGAGCGGGGGTGACGCAATCGAATCCATCGGAGAAGACTCGGCTGATGGCGGGCGATATTGTGGTGCTGCTCGGTTCGCGTGCCCAGATCAGGCAGGCGATGGGGCTCCTGGTGGAGACGGGTTCGAAGTGAGCCGTTACCGTCTTGCCGTCGTCATGAGCTGGTAGGCCTCCTCCAGCGTGGCCACTTCAAGGATCGTCACGTGCCATCTCGTTGCCAGCTGGGAGAGATCCCCGTCTGGTGAGTTGAGTTGCCCACGGGGGATGAGCAGGGTCTTAAACTGTGCGCGGGCTGCCGCTTCGATTTTGCTGGGAAGCGCACCGACCGCTTCGATCCGACCGTCCTGCATGATTTTTCCGGTCAGTGCGACGTCCGACGTGATTTCGTCGCCTCGCCAAGCCGCCACAATGCCCACCGCGACAGCGCTGCTTGCGCTGGCTCCCTCGGTCAACGAGTTGTATGACCGGTTCTTGATCGTGATCACCCATTCTCGTCCGTCCTCTCCCATGGCCTTCGTGGCAGCCGCGACTGCCTGCTTCACGCCTTCTTTCCAATCTTCGCTGACGGCTGAACCGCCACCGAGGTGAATTTCATTGAAGAGGATTGTCGGCCCCTCCCGTCGAGGGTCTTTGTCGAGTTGGAGCACGATGTAGTGGACCGTACCGGTCTGCCCATTGGCGAGCACGCCCAGGGCCGGCACCGTGGCAAAACGATGTTGATCGGCTGACCACAGGGGAACGGTTTGGGTGCAACACATGATGGTGGAGAGCAGGAGTATCAGCCGAAGTCTATGTCGAGTCGTGCCGTGGTCCGCCATGGAAGTGAGTAGGCTTAACTCCTCCAGCGTAGCGTGACTCGTTCTTTGAGCGGATGGTCGAGGGGCTGCCCTGTCTGCACCGATGCCAGATGTGCGGCCTTCAATTTGTAGTACCACTTGGCCGGCGTATCGGCATCGTCGATGAGCATCAAGGAGGGCTTGTAACGTAACCCCACCGCTTGGCGCTCCATCGCTTCTCGGTCCTGCGCCATGAAAATGTTGGCGAAGTAGCGAAAGATACTCTTGGAAAACGGCACCCAGCCGAGGCAGTTCCAGGCTGCAGTAAAATCGACGCGGCATTGCTGGTCCGTGATCGGCGTGACGGTGGCGCGGCTGGACACGAACAGCGATCCGGACTGGACGAACTCAAACCGCTGGTTGGGCAGCACAAAGTCGATGGTCGTCGTGAGCGGTCCGCCGTAAATCATGTTCAGGAGCTTATAGGGTCCGCTGTTCTTTGACGGCGCATGCGGCACCATGCGGAAGCCGTTGGGAATCGGTTCAAAGGCCTTGGCCTTTTCGTGCATGCTCGCCTGGGTGCGCCACCAGGAGCTCTGGTGCACAAAGGGGCCGTGAGCCGGGTCCATCAAGCCGACGATCCCGTCGTCGATGGTGCAATCCAGCAAGGTCGAGATGTGAGTCATCCGATAGGGGGATGAGGGCAGCGGCAGTGGCGGCACGTCCGGGACGATCTGATTCGGTCGTTGTGGGTCGGGAATGAACACCCACACATAGCCGTCCCGTTCACGGCAGGCATAGGTGGTGATGCCGATTTTATCCGGTTGAATGGGGGAGTTGTCGACGAGCGCGGGAATC contains these protein-coding regions:
- a CDS encoding uroporphyrinogen-III synthase, coding for MSGQGFSGLTVAAFESRMAREMTRLIEHHGGHARVAPALHEIPIQDNLAALRFGAILIDGSVDILILMTGIGTTTLFDILRSCHPMASIIAGLTHTALVARGPKSVAALKTLGLTPALTVPEPNTWIEVVSTLDEYRPVKGLRVAVQEYGIPNPELLEALRQRGAEVFPVPIYRWALPEDTGPLKQVLGEIIAGTVQVMLITNAAQIDHVMQLLEQEGTTAQFKEACKKMMVASIGPTASERLRHYGWPVDLEPSHSKMGILVKEAAGLASSLLKDRPRKP
- a CDS encoding NAD-dependent epimerase, producing the protein MATRKTQKAPILVTGAAGFIGFHTATRLLERGEQVIGLDNLNDYYDVRLKKARLAKLKAFKSFSFTKLDLANRAGMKKLFAKQPIRRVVHLAAQAGVRYSLVNPHAYTDSNIEGFLNILEGCRHTKVEHLVYASSSSVYGGNTQMPFSIHDNVDHPVSLYAASKKANELMAHCYAHLYRMPCTGLRFFTVYGPWGRPDMALFIFTKAILEGKPIEVYNHGKMRRDFTYVDDIVEGVIRTLDHTATPNPAWSGDKPDPGTSSAPARIYNIGNHQPVELLQFIEVLEQALGKKAVKKLLPIQPGDVPATYADVEDLTRDVGFAPATSIEDGIGRFVKWYREFYKK
- a CDS encoding VOC family protein; protein product: MSAPLHRGLRHVALRVTNLVRSRMFYEQLLGMKVVWEPDSDNVYFSSGSDNFALHQIPPSELAVYQPVKGQLLDHVGVILESPEAVDRMYRDVEPRLTKLGGQVEKLPKQHRDGSYSFYFSDPDGNVIQALFEPTISKLTWEVTSDR
- a CDS encoding MBL fold metallo-hydrolase — encoded protein: MKIWDSLPKHQYLSLAPWAWVQLESAEAPGPFPFVAGVAPEVVASLQEAHSLMASAIDTAISDVFSKRAPVDDPDRQRRLEDAYAEAIRARPYLQQHIRCGRKPDGTFQWEFPTDPSKSTTVTNGGLRIFHSVKRQAIPIGFDQRQLGPVVGKVLGLLDGTHQADEIRTVVATSGRDGERLLTRLIESLHQHECLVSSNTASVRSRWFETVQDQDMVHLGHAALLYRQREQALLFDPWLLPWFAESSIPSLWGSLLPKPAAVFLTHDHDDHVDPRTLLHLPKDTPIVVPSRRNRRMFSYDYLSLLRELGFGRVIELAHGERWDFEGGAVYSVPFYGEDPCDLEMPRNCYLIADRGYNVLVHADSGPTNSGKSALKDGVIQSLVQQHGPIPLVFASQQQLLEIRGHAAHAALSHPGKWLDVGENGYLTNEYLAEVCAAAQAKLFVSYATGGADWYPDHLSFMFSQRNPARTALLTAHWERPEMLKDLLSTYGCGYHHGHALDLFRRTTEGQVEPMKTGESLTPLSLYRLDHGDPPFMNASRTTPSR
- a CDS encoding CHASE3 domain-containing protein gives rise to the protein MKRKITASLSVVIPLLCILAIQASCLSWWQAMQDDRETYTQVKEELLRLERLVPAVDNGFRGYVLMKESMFLDPMVAAEGKIPRLLDRLDSMTDPWPDLQSRIRVLSGRVNELLQVKRRLTKEFAQGNEAEVLSYIRGKEGVVLANTIALAFEDLANRVDQRERAQMRDRAQAKTWTHVMFVLTTLGTLGLGMGMGRIVRISNQATFVSGVSVYEK
- a CDS encoding cation:proton antiporter, with product MTDYGVLANLLVIFSVSIAVVFVFHQFRLPSIAGFLVAGALIGPHGLNLISDIGTVQVLAEIGVVLLLFTIGIEFSLAQLASLRRLMFLAAPIQVGGVLVIAWLGAMLVGLSWRQGLFWGFLFSLSSTAIVLKTLAERGDSDSIHGRATIGILVFQDLAVVPMMLLTPILASQSDIGGLAILLTLGKSVLVVMLVIAAAWYLVPKLLEHIVRSRSRELFLLTIIVLCLGIAWLTSLGGLSLALGAFIAGMVISESKYSHQAMAEVLPFRDSFNSLFFVSIGILMDWRVLFTHPLPVAGLLVTILLVKFVAGAGAVLLADVPPRSAVLVGVALAQVGEFSFLLAQQGQETGFLRGDPYQIFLAVSVLSMIVTPFLMQWSPHLARRVEAWQRLHHWLPSRTTAHVMQTESKQIRMKDHVIIVGYGLNGRNLARVLSETEIPYLALDLNGDTVTREAKHGVPVYYGDATNPNVLRHMKIDDAKVLVVAISDPFVTRRTVQVAKGLNPKVHVVVRTRYLRELEELHQLGADDVVPEEFETSIEIFALVLRTYKLPQDFVMQKAEQVRREGYALLRRSELPELAHHLRGGTLTDAEVETCRIEDDSPARGKTLTEISLRPRTGASVIAWTRAGVTQSNPSEKTRLMAGDIVVLLGSRAQIRQAMGLLVETGSK
- a CDS encoding nitrate oxidoreductase subunit beta gives rise to the protein YNWQLGRKMLYPYEERHPKWQFAFVFNINRCLACQTCSMADKSTWLFSKGQEYMWWNNVETKPYGGYPQFYDVKITQLIEQVNPGGQVWNVRVGRKHHAPYGVFEGMTIFDAGAKVGQAAIGYIPTDQEWRFVNIYEDTATSMRALVEGIDKTGFSRDEPWKMTGSSLPEHETFFFYLQRICNHCTYPGCLAACPRKAIYKRPEDGIVLIDQNRCRGYKKCVEQCPFKKPMYRGTTRVSEKCIACYPRIEGKDPLTGGEPMETRCMAACVGKIRMQSLMRIGDDGLWAEDRWHPLYYAIRVEQVALPLYPQWGTEPNGFYIPPRHSPRGYARQMFGPGVDNAIEKYLVPSRELLAVLQLWRASQQIIFRYDVIPGPKVFETQIHGKRFEMYNDTVLGFNKSGKEVARIQVEEPIYIRPAERVTWL
- a CDS encoding HAD family phosphatase gives rise to the protein MIRAIIFDFNGVIADDEAPHLHCFQQALAEAGLSLTKEEYYGTYLGMDERTCATALLAVRDHTCDRNVLSAIMERKATLFREYTSRHKPALFPGVVEFVKRATAQYRLAIATGGRRQQIDHALRDTAIARDFPVVVSADDCAIGKPDPAIYRHTLKLVNAQEPRPPLITAGECLVVEDSLAGIQSAHGAGMAVLALATTYPAEKLGEADYILPNLAGVTPEAVLRLISANRPPTPLRQQSGR
- a CDS encoding formylglycine-generating enzyme family protein, whose amino-acid sequence is MSIPLRLVSTVLGTLLTLSPVFAADQSPQALLTPPTGKDGAPMVVVPAGSFPMGVPHGDRDGGRDEYPRHDVFVDIFFIDKFEVTNGRYLEFVKATGHRVPQNPKNPTRNLWQGNTIAESLTDRPVINVDWFDAEAYCAWAGKRLPTEAEWEKAAKGTTDRRFPWGNVEPTVKHLNFNQKWIGEKTLMPVGSYELGKSPFGAYDMAGNVWEWVNDWYDARYYEKSPAKNPQGPESGIKKVIRGAGWQNETPTVRIFTRVDSDLTIRNESTGFRCAITPPVQ